The Eurosta solidaginis isolate ZX-2024a chromosome 4, ASM4086904v1, whole genome shotgun sequence genome includes a window with the following:
- the hfp gene encoding poly(U)-binding-splicing factor half pint isoform X2: MEQSIKMVLMKQTLAHQQQQLASQRTQVQRQQALALMCRVYVGSISFELKEDTIRGAFLPFGPIKSINMSWDPITQKHKGFAFVEYEIPEGAQLALEQMNGAMMGGRNIKVGRPSNMPQAQQVIDEIQEEAKSYNRIYVASIHPDLSEEDIKSVFEAFGPILYCKLAQGTSLHTHKGYGFIEYANKQAMDEAIASMNLFDLGGQLLRVGRSITPPNALICASTNSTMPTAAAVAAAAATAKIQALDAVASNAVLGLSATTPALGISPLAAAAKVGALPIAGAGVLHPPGLAVSATGGSAGAAAFLPPGVFQAPSAALAPSLMGVAPGIPTSVTTVASPITPQPALLATPAIPAPAMAAALNNLSASGLSAVLGPEAVANAAAAAAAAVNANAAAAVAAANNVAALHNLQPNNSVEQLKKAQEKAQQEELQKKLIDEGDAQTLQQQENMSIKGQSARQLVMQRLMRPQESRVIILRNMVGPEDVDETLQEEIQEECTKYGTVSRVIIFNEKQTENEDDEEAEIIVKIFVEFSTAIEAIRGRDSLHGRFFGGRRVVAELYDQSLFDHGDLSG, encoded by the exons TGATGAAACAGACATTGGCACATCAGCAACAG CAATTGGCCTCACAACGTACACAAGTGCAAAGGCAGCAGGCACTCGCACTTATGTGCAG AGTATATGTTGGCAGCATTTCTTTTGAACTTAAAGAGGATACTATACGTGGTGCTTTTCTACCTTTTGGCCCCATCAAATCAATTAACATGTCGTGGGATCCTATCACCCAGAAGCACAAGGGATTCGCATTCGTGGAATACGAAATACCTGAAGGTGCACAATTAGCTTTGGAGCAAATGAATGGTGCCATGATGGGTGGACGTAATATCAAAGTTGGACGTCCAAGCAATATGCCACAAGCGCAACAAGTGATCGATGAGATACAAGAGGAGGCAAAAAGTTACAATCGCATTTATGTTGCATCCATACATCCGGATCTATCCGAAGAGGATATTAAGAGCGTTTTCGAAGCATTTGGACCAATTTTGTATTGTAAATTGGCACAGGGCACATCATTGCATACACACAAGGGATATGGTTTTATTGAATATGCAAATAAGCAAGCGATGGATGAAGCTATTGCCAGCATGAATTTGTTTGATTTGGGTGGACAGTTATTGAG AGTTGGCCGCTCAATTACACCCCCTAACGCGTTGATATGTGCCTCAACCAATTCCACCATGCCCACAGcagctgctgttgctgctgccgCTGCCACCGCTAAGATACAAGCACTCGATGCCGTCGCCAGCAATGCTGTGTTGGGATTATCTGCGACCACACCCGCACTTGGCATATCACCACTAGCTGCCGCCGCTAAGGTGGGTGCATTGCCAATCGCTGGCGCTGGTGTATTGCATCCACCTGGGCTAGCAGTATCCGCAACAGGTGGTAGTGCCGGCGCCGCGGCATTCCTCCCACCTGGTGTTTTTCAAGCCCCATCAGCTGCTTTGGCACCAAGTCTAATGGGCGTCGCACCTGGCATTCCAACTAGTGTTACCACAGTTGCATCACCAATTACACCACAACCCGCACTCTTGGCTACACCAGCTATACCAGCACCCGCAATGGCGGCTGCTTTAAACAATTTGAGCGCTAGCGGCCTTAGTGCAGTATTGGGTCCTGAAGCCGTAGCTAATGCAGCTGCTGCGGCGGCTGCTGCTGTTAATGCAAATGCTGCAGCCGCTGTAGCTGCCGCAAATAATGTAGCAGCGTTACACAATTTACAACCAAATAATTCTGTGGAACAGCTGAAGAAGGCTCAAGAAAAGGCACAACAAGAGGAATTGCAGAAGAAACTCATAGATGAAGGAGATGCACAGACGCTACAACAGCAGGAAAATATGTCTATCAAGGGTCAAAGCGCACGGCAGTTGGTTATGCAACGGTTGATGCGTCCACAGGAATCACGTGTTATAATATTGCGTAATATGGTCGGGCCAGAGGATGTggatgagactttgcaagaggaAATACAagaagaatgtactaaatatggCACAGTTAGTCGTGTGATAATCTTCAATGAGAAACAAACAGAGAATGAAGATGATGAAGAGGCCGaaattattgttaaaatttttgtgGAATTTTCTACAGCCATAGAAGCAATACGTGGACGTGATTCACTACATGGCCGCTTTTTTGGCGGACGACGAGTTGTCGCTGAGCTGTATGATCAGTCGCTCTTCGATCATGGTGATCTATCGGGTTAA
- the Aptx gene encoding aprataxin-like protein isoform X2 — translation MTSCGKDWAVGLIAAIKDSKNHVISSDIAVVIPDKYPKAKHHYLVLPKGDIPDIFHELYLLAQNVIEVKRCHMDDFQIGFHAQPSMQRLHLHVISKDFVSDCLKTKKHWASFNTELFLPYQDAYARLEMEGCIKPLAKERVQELGGSELICNQCEFVAKNMPDLKRHLYDHWMEKQ, via the exons ATGACGAGCTGTGGCAAAGACTGGGCTGTTGGTCTTATAGCAGCAATAAAAGACTCCAAAAACCATGTTATATCATCAGATATTGCTGTGGTGATACCTGACAAATATCCAAAAGCAAAACATCATTATCTAGTACTGCCAAAGGGCGACATACCAGATATATTCCAT GAGCTGTATCTGCTAGCACAAAATGTTATCGAAGTAAAACGCTGTCATATGGATGATTTTCAAATTGGATTTCATGCTCAACCCAGCATGCAACGTTTACATTTGCATGTAATATCAAAGGATTTTGTTTCCGATTGTCTGAAAACAAAAAAGCATTGGGCCAGCTTTAATACGGAACTCTTCTTACCATATCAAG ACGCTTATGCGCGTCTGGAGATGGAGGGTTGCATCAAGCCACTGGCCAAAGAGCGTGTCCAAGAGTTGGGTGGCAGTGAGTTGATATGTAATCAGTGTGAGTTTGTGGCCAAAAATATGCCGGACTTGAAACGACATTTATACGATCATTGGATGGAGAAGCAATAG
- the Aptx gene encoding aprataxin-like protein isoform X1 has protein sequence MTSCGKDWAVGLIAAIKDSKNHVISSDIAVVIPDKYPKAKHHYLVLPKGDIPDIFHLKLSNLPMLQELYLLAQNVIEVKRCHMDDFQIGFHAQPSMQRLHLHVISKDFVSDCLKTKKHWASFNTELFLPYQDAYARLEMEGCIKPLAKERVQELGGSELICNQCEFVAKNMPDLKRHLYDHWMEKQ, from the exons ATGACGAGCTGTGGCAAAGACTGGGCTGTTGGTCTTATAGCAGCAATAAAAGACTCCAAAAACCATGTTATATCATCAGATATTGCTGTGGTGATACCTGACAAATATCCAAAAGCAAAACATCATTATCTAGTACTGCCAAAGGGCGACATACCAGATATATTCCAT tTAAAACTCAGCAATTTACCCATGCTGCAGGAGCTGTATCTGCTAGCACAAAATGTTATCGAAGTAAAACGCTGTCATATGGATGATTTTCAAATTGGATTTCATGCTCAACCCAGCATGCAACGTTTACATTTGCATGTAATATCAAAGGATTTTGTTTCCGATTGTCTGAAAACAAAAAAGCATTGGGCCAGCTTTAATACGGAACTCTTCTTACCATATCAAG ACGCTTATGCGCGTCTGGAGATGGAGGGTTGCATCAAGCCACTGGCCAAAGAGCGTGTCCAAGAGTTGGGTGGCAGTGAGTTGATATGTAATCAGTGTGAGTTTGTGGCCAAAAATATGCCGGACTTGAAACGACATTTATACGATCATTGGATGGAGAAGCAATAG
- the Atg8a gene encoding gamma-aminobutyric acid receptor-associated protein, which produces MKFQYKEDHPFEKRRAEGDKIRRKYPDRVPVIVEKAPKARIGDLDKKKYLVPSDLTVGQFYFLIRKRIHLRAEDALFFFVNNVIPPTSATMGSLYQEHHEEDYFLYVAYSDENVYGKN; this is translated from the exons ATGAAATTTCAATATAAGGAAGATCATCCGTTCGAGAAGAGGCGTGCAGAGGGTGATAAAATACGTCGGAAATATCCAGACCGTGTACCA GTCATTGTAGAGAAGGCGCCTAAGGCACGCATAGGGGATTTGGATAAAAAGAAATATTTGGTACCATCTGATTTGACAGTGGGTCAATTCTATTTCTTAATTCGCAAGCGGATACACTTGCGCGCCGAAGATGCACTCTTCTTCTTTGTAAACAATGTAATTCCACCAACATCGGCCACAATGGGCTCACTATACCAG GAACATCATGAGGAGGATTATTTCTTATATGTCGCCTATTCAGACGAGAATGTTTATGGCAAAAATTAA